A stretch of Zonotrichia leucophrys gambelii isolate GWCS_2022_RI chromosome 19, RI_Zleu_2.0, whole genome shotgun sequence DNA encodes these proteins:
- the RTN4RL1 gene encoding reticulon-4 receptor-like 1 — protein sequence MLRQGGFAELLLVLLGLKVPGALGCPTDCVCYPSPMTVSCQAHNFVTIPEGIPEDSERIFLQNNQITLLLRGHFSPSMVTLWIYSNNITFIDPNTFDGFINLEELDLGDNRYLRALAADTFQGLVKLHALYLYKCGLSSLPSGIFGGLHNLQYLYLQDNHIEFLQDDIFVDLVNLSHLFLHGNKLWSLHQNTFRGLINLDRLLIHQNQLQWIHRRAFHDLRRLTTLFLFNNSLSELQGDCLAHLGALEFLRLNGNPWSCDCKARSLWEWLHRFRGSSSSVICESPEQMHGKDLKVLRAEDFRNCSGSESLHQMKTHTFSTADRGASKSHHPHHSSKEKGKERGAENSLHSNQPAGPPGSRPGYRKPGKNCTSHKSRNRTSKPVSLGPRKNGQEFPDYVPDYQHKYSFGAVPTLSPRRKGKCTRRTPIRPPSGVQQAAGCPGLRASLLLFLVVLAAVIR from the coding sequence GGGGGTTtgcggagctgctgctggtgctgctggggctgaaggTGCCcggtgccctgggctgccccacCGACTGCGTGTGCTACCCCTCGCCCATGACCGTCAGCTGCCAGGCTCACAACTTCGTCACCATCCCCGAGGGCATCCCCGAGGACAGCGAGAGGATCTTCCTCCAGAACAACCAGATCACCTTGCTGCTGCGGGGCCACTTCAGCCCTTCCATGGTCACCCTCTGGATCTACTCCAACAACATCACCTTCATCGACCCCAACACCTTCGACGGGTTCATCAACCTGGAAGAGCTGGATCTGGGGGACAACCGCTACCTAAGGGCTTTAGCTGCAGACACTTTCCAAGGGCTGGTGAAACTCCATGCCTTGTATCTGTACAAGTGCGGGCTGAGCTCTCTCCCCAGCGGGATTTTCGGTGGCCTCCACAACCTGCAATACCTTTACCTGCAAGACAACCACATTGAGTTCCTTCAGGACGATATTTTTGTTGACTTGGTTAACCTCAGCCATCTTTTTCTCCATGGAAACAAGCTCTGGAGCCTCCATCAGAACACGTTCAGGGGACTAATAAACCTGGATCGGCTGCTCATCCATCAAAATCAGCTGCAGTGGATTCATAGGCGGGCTTTTCATGACCTCCGAAGATTGACCACCCTTTTCCTGTTCAATAACAGCCTCTCGGAGCTGCAGGGGGACTGCCTGGCCCACCTGGGAGCCCTGGAGTTCCTCAGGCTGAATGGGAACCCGTGGAGCTGCGACTGCAAAGCCCGTTCCCTCTGGGAATGGCTGCACAGGTTCAGAGGCTCCAGCTCCAGCGTCATCTGCGAGTCCCCTGAGCAGATGCACGGCAAGGACCTCAAGGTGCTAAGAGCAGAAGACTTTAGGAACTGTTCAGGGTCCGAGTCGCTCCACCAGATGAAAACACACACCTTCTCCACGGCGGACAGAGGAGCCTCCAAATCCCACCACCCCCACCACTCCTccaaggagaaggggaaggagcgAGGGGCTGAGAACAGTTTGCACAGCAACCAGCCCGCCGGCCCGCCGGGCTCCCGGCCGGGCTACCGCAAACCCGGCAAGAACTGCACCAGCCACAAGAGCCGCAACCGAACCTCCAAACCGGTGTCCTTGGGGCCGCGCAAAAACGGGCAGGAGTTCCCGGACTATGTGCCTGACTATCAGCACAAATACAGCTTCGGGGCCGTGCCCACGCTGTCCCCCAGGCGCAAGGGTAAGTGCACCCGGCGGACGCCCATCCGCCCACCCAGCGGGGTCCAGCAGGCGGCCGGCTGCCCGGGGCTCAGGGCGTcgctcctgcttttcctggtggTGTTGGCGGCCGTCATCCGCTGA